In the genome of Nonomuraea sp. NBC_00507, the window CACGCCCTGGCCGTCTTCACCACGTTGCGCGAGTCCATCCCCCACGAGGAGTTCCTCGACGTGACGGATCACCTGCCCAGCGACTACGCACCCCTGCTCCCGGCTTCCTGACGGCCGCGCAGCAGGTCCGCCGCCAAGGCGAACAGAAACCCGAACTGCATCGCCGACGCGACCACCAGCCGCACGCTCAACCCGTCCAGGTCAGGCCACGCGACCAGCACGACGACCGCGACCGGGGCCAGGACGCAGGCCGCGACCCACGCCCGGCGCTTCAGCGCGGCGAACCGGCGCAGGAACACGAAACAGGCCGCGAGCCACGACAACGAGACCACGGCGAACGCGACCTCGTGCAGAATGCCGTGCCAGCTCATCGACGCCGGCGCCCCCGCCGGGGCGCCGGGCGGGAACCCGGCGCCCGGATCGCTGGTGAAGACCCCCGCCGTGATCATCCCGATGCCGGTGAGCCCGATCAGCCGCGGCCCCCACGTGCCTCCCCGCCCCCGTCCCAGCATCCGCCGCACTCCGACGGCGAAGGCCACGCACAGCAGGCCGGCCACGACGAAGTCGGCGATCTGCATCCACCCCAGCTCCCCCAGACTCAGCAGACTGATCGGGTGGTAGGTCAGGTCGAACCCTTCGCGAGTGACCGCCTGCACCAACACCATCACTACGAACAACGGGCCGACAACCAGGCCGCAGGCCAGCAGACGAGCAGTCAGGGAGTCCCGTGTTCCCGGGGA includes:
- a CDS encoding DUF998 domain-containing protein, with the translated sequence MSHMPQQTASPGTRDSLTARLLACGLVVGPLFVVMVLVQAVTREGFDLTYHPISLLSLGELGWMQIADFVVAGLLCVAFAVGVRRMLGRGRGGTWGPRLIGLTGIGMITAGVFTSDPGAGFPPGAPAGAPASMSWHGILHEVAFAVVSLSWLAACFVFLRRFAALKRRAWVAACVLAPVAVVVLVAWPDLDGLSVRLVVASAMQFGFLFALAADLLRGRQEAGSRGA